A segment of the Georgenia sp. M64 genome:
CTCCACCAGGTCGTCGTCACCGAGCGCGTAGCTCAGCCGGAGGAAGCCGCTCGGTCCGAAGGCCTCGCCCGGCACCACCGCCACCTCGACCTCCTCGAGGATGAGCGTGGCGAGCTCGGCCGACGTCGTGGGTGTGCGGCCCCGGATCGACCGCCCCAGCACGCCCTCGACCGACGGGTAGGCGTAGAACGCCCCCTTCGGGGTGGGCAGGACGACACCGTCGATCTCGCGGAGCATCTCCACCATCGTGCGGCGCCGACGGTCGAACGCCGTGCGCATCGCGGCGACGGCCGAGAGGTCGCCGCTCACGGCGGCGATGGCGGCGCGCTGCGAGACGTTCGCGACGTTGGAGGTCAGGTGGGACTGGAGGTTCGTCGCGGCCTTGATGACGTCGGCCGGACCGATCATCCAACCCACCCGCCAGCCCGTCATGGCGTAGGTCTTGGCGACGCCGTTGAGCACGATGGACGTCTCGACGAGCTCGGGCACGACCCGCTGGACCGGGGTGAAGACGGCGTCGTCGTAGACCAGGTGCTCGTAGATCTCGTCCGTGATCACCCAGATGCCGTGCTCGAGGGCCCAGCGCCCGATGGCCTCGGTCTCCTCGGGCGTGTAGACCGAGCCGGTCGGGTTCGAGGGCGAGCAGAAGAGCAGCGCCTTCGTCGCGTCCGTGCGTGCGGCCTCGAGCTGGTCGACCGTGACCTTGTACTCCTGGTCGGCGCCCGCGAACACCTCCACGGCGCGGCCGCCCGCGAGCGAGATCGCCTCCGGGTAGGTGGTCCAGTAGGGCGCGGGCAGCAGGACCTCGTCACCGGGGTCGACGACGGCGGCGAACGCCTGGTAGACCGCCTGCTTGCCGCCGTTGGTCACCA
Coding sequences within it:
- a CDS encoding pyridoxal phosphate-dependent aminotransferase, coding for MSAPTSPVSKPRVSARLAAIAESATLAVDARAKALKAAGRPVIGFGAGEPDFPTPDYIVEAAVAAAKDPANHRYTPAKGLPALREAIAAKTLRDSGYEVSPDAVLVTNGGKQAVYQAFAAVVDPGDEVLLPAPYWTTYPEAISLAGGRAVEVFAGADQEYKVTVDQLEAARTDATKALLFCSPSNPTGSVYTPEETEAIGRWALEHGIWVITDEIYEHLVYDDAVFTPVQRVVPELVETSIVLNGVAKTYAMTGWRVGWMIGPADVIKAATNLQSHLTSNVANVSQRAAIAAVSGDLSAVAAMRTAFDRRRRTMVEMLREIDGVVLPTPKGAFYAYPSVEGVLGRSIRGRTPTTSAELATLILEEVEVAVVPGEAFGPSGFLRLSYALGDDDLVEGVRRIQELLA